From one Paractinoplanes brasiliensis genomic stretch:
- a CDS encoding AfsR/SARP family transcriptional regulator, translated as MDAQLSFSVLGRVRATREGTELRLGPSQQRLTLAVLLLNMKCFVSAEELMNALWGDKPPKSAVNSVRIYVHRIRRLLNELGHPAIVSSIGGGYEMLDQGQRLDLNDFESLLAKGERARHAGDHSAALTYTGEGLALWRGRPLADLPGDWAQKQRHVIEDRYLAGVEGQAVDLLAMGRPTAVISTLGGVAADHPFDERLRELLILAMHRSGRTAEALSMYHETREVFAQELGIDLGASLQRLYMQLLRGG; from the coding sequence GTGGACGCACAACTCAGCTTCTCCGTTCTGGGCCGGGTACGCGCTACGCGTGAGGGGACCGAATTGCGGCTGGGCCCGTCCCAGCAGCGTCTGACACTCGCAGTGTTGCTGTTGAACATGAAGTGTTTCGTTTCCGCCGAGGAGCTCATGAACGCACTCTGGGGTGACAAGCCGCCCAAGTCGGCGGTCAACTCCGTGCGGATCTACGTGCACCGGATCCGGCGCCTGCTGAACGAGCTGGGACATCCCGCAATCGTGAGCTCCATCGGTGGCGGTTACGAGATGCTGGACCAGGGGCAGCGACTCGACTTGAACGATTTCGAATCGCTGCTGGCGAAGGGCGAGCGGGCCAGACACGCCGGTGACCACAGCGCAGCGCTGACCTACACCGGCGAGGGACTCGCGTTGTGGCGCGGCCGGCCACTGGCCGACCTGCCCGGGGACTGGGCACAGAAGCAACGGCACGTGATCGAAGACCGCTACCTTGCCGGGGTCGAAGGGCAGGCGGTCGACCTTCTGGCGATGGGCCGTCCCACTGCGGTGATCAGCACGCTCGGTGGCGTGGCGGCCGACCACCCGTTCGACGAGCGCCTCCGCGAACTGTTGATCCTGGCGATGCACCGCTCAGGCCGCACCGCCGAGGCGCTGAGCATGTACCACGAAACCAGGGAGGTGTTCGCCCAGGAGCTGGGCATCGACCTCGGAGCGTCCCTGCAGCGGTTGTACATGCAACTCCTGAGGGGTGGCTGA
- a CDS encoding helix-turn-helix domain-containing protein yields MVSDRLQLAAFLRSRRDNLTPQQAGIVPLAGERRVPGLRREELAGLAGVSTDYYSRLEQGRQANISLEVLDALARALRLDDVERAHLHDLAAPRMQHRRAASIRPQPPDPGLLRVIGMLDHVPALLIGRRGIVLARNALFAAVYRHPLRPGTSWTRFLLLDRDVRARIDDWSGAARDALAGLRREVARYPLDRSLQREIDQLRQADPDVRRWWDEHRVAEYSSNHRRIRHPIAGDMEFDVELVVSPQNAEQHLVIYTVEPHSRTARTLPLLAAWGRDPATATAQAAPDRTSAIGQGRRPGPVRARRSYPSIPRGSSG; encoded by the coding sequence GTGGTGAGCGACCGACTTCAGCTGGCGGCTTTTCTTCGGTCCCGGCGCGACAATCTCACCCCGCAGCAGGCCGGCATCGTGCCGCTGGCGGGCGAGCGCCGCGTGCCCGGCCTACGCCGCGAGGAACTGGCCGGCCTTGCCGGTGTCAGCACCGACTACTACAGCCGTCTGGAGCAGGGCCGCCAGGCCAACATTTCCCTGGAGGTGCTCGACGCGCTCGCCCGGGCGCTGCGCTTGGACGACGTCGAGCGCGCTCATCTGCATGACCTTGCTGCACCGCGGATGCAGCACCGCCGTGCGGCGTCCATCCGTCCCCAGCCACCGGATCCCGGACTCCTGCGAGTGATCGGCATGCTGGACCACGTCCCTGCTCTCCTGATCGGACGGCGGGGTATCGTGCTGGCCCGAAACGCTCTCTTCGCTGCCGTCTACAGGCATCCCCTGCGGCCGGGCACGTCGTGGACGCGGTTCCTGCTGCTCGACCGCGATGTGCGGGCCAGGATCGATGACTGGTCCGGTGCGGCCCGCGACGCTCTCGCCGGACTACGCCGAGAGGTTGCGCGCTACCCACTCGACCGTTCGCTGCAACGCGAAATCGACCAGTTGCGTCAAGCCGACCCGGACGTCAGACGCTGGTGGGACGAGCACCGTGTCGCCGAGTACTCCTCGAACCACCGACGTATCCGGCACCCGATTGCCGGCGACATGGAATTCGACGTCGAACTCGTCGTGTCCCCGCAGAACGCCGAGCAGCACTTGGTCATCTACACCGTCGAGCCGCACTCGCGTACGGCACGCACTCTTCCGCTGCTCGCTGCCTGGGGACGTGACCCGGCGACAGCCACTGCCCAAGCGGCCCCTGACAGAACCTCTGCCATCGGCCAGGGCCGACGCCCCGGTCCAGTCCGTGCACGCAGGTCTTACCCGAGTATCCCGAGGGGGAGCAGTGGCTGA
- a CDS encoding NACHT domain-containing protein, with protein MRRLLAKRLASRFSWRGAVWKNTLALDGMATADPRLRDVKYGATPDGRCPERFSMIIIDQSAVRVVSIPVLEVHHCAVPNWFTRPRVWFLIMLVAATLAAMLLAWFLRSEGLERADKWSGVVFGSVSALAVCVGTLTWLWRLGNADAGSEREVVLARMAKAQREQWTAEQAARRVGEPWPLNVTWAVTAGSSAVMAGWASVLQKAGAGPVDVQGDYARVAAVFDRDDVPRRLVMLGEPGAGKSLLAVHLTVQMLARRRPGAPVTVLLSAASWNPVQPLDDWIADQLIAQDRRLATTVPGPNATSRSLARDLVAGGFVLPVLDGLDELDDERQRAALIGLSHAAVAGREFVVTCRTQPYKAAVSACGPIPATVVAELLPIPSAEAAQHLADSATADDLRWSPVLEHLQKAGRAPLTRALSTPLMIWLARTVYQDRERDPSELLTARWAASKEGIEQHLLEHLIPAVYADRRGAAAGITETRWLATLARHLREQRTFDLAWWRIAEIHPVPTAQVVSIVYVILVSLYCIFAAVLGGISMTNDSLPPLQVTINIGTGLGLLAAFGRMIFSDLHLPRRVSLRGSLRLFLVVAAPLMLVASLMARSLAIGAVLAVTVGLITALASGAEPAPIATSPLTSIATDRTAAMVSAATIGAVEVVLQAQNFGLANPLTWLLAAMAALAAVLLHSWGQYCLATVVLSASRRLPVYLTRSLADAHKRGVLRSAGSVYQFRHGLIRDRIAVEPISREVPATGQTARSSADVRPGRARPS; from the coding sequence GTGCGTCGTCTGTTGGCGAAGCGGCTGGCATCGCGATTCTCGTGGCGTGGTGCCGTTTGGAAAAACACCCTCGCCCTCGACGGCATGGCTACGGCAGATCCCCGCCTCCGGGATGTGAAGTACGGCGCGACGCCGGACGGCCGTTGTCCCGAGCGATTCTCAATGATCATTATCGATCAGTCAGCCGTACGGGTGGTGTCGATTCCGGTGCTCGAGGTCCATCATTGTGCGGTGCCGAATTGGTTCACGCGCCCCCGGGTCTGGTTTCTGATCATGCTGGTGGCGGCCACCCTGGCGGCAATGCTGCTCGCCTGGTTCCTGCGCAGCGAAGGGCTGGAGCGGGCCGACAAGTGGTCGGGTGTCGTCTTCGGCTCGGTCAGCGCGCTCGCCGTCTGCGTCGGTACGCTGACCTGGTTGTGGCGCCTCGGAAACGCCGACGCGGGTAGCGAACGCGAGGTCGTGCTGGCGAGGATGGCCAAGGCGCAGCGTGAGCAGTGGACCGCCGAGCAGGCCGCACGCCGGGTCGGTGAACCGTGGCCGCTGAACGTGACATGGGCGGTGACCGCCGGGTCGAGCGCGGTGATGGCCGGCTGGGCGTCGGTCCTGCAGAAGGCCGGTGCCGGGCCGGTCGACGTCCAGGGCGACTATGCACGGGTCGCTGCCGTTTTCGACCGTGACGATGTGCCGCGACGGCTCGTCATGCTGGGCGAGCCGGGTGCGGGCAAATCATTGCTGGCCGTTCATCTCACGGTGCAGATGCTCGCCCGCCGCCGGCCGGGTGCGCCGGTCACCGTGCTGCTCAGCGCGGCAAGCTGGAACCCTGTCCAGCCCCTCGACGATTGGATCGCCGACCAGTTGATCGCCCAGGACCGGCGCCTGGCCACGACGGTGCCCGGTCCAAACGCCACATCCCGCAGCCTGGCCCGGGATCTGGTAGCCGGCGGGTTCGTGCTGCCGGTGCTGGACGGGCTCGACGAACTGGACGACGAACGGCAACGGGCGGCACTGATCGGGCTGTCCCATGCCGCGGTCGCCGGCCGTGAGTTCGTCGTCACCTGCCGGACACAGCCCTACAAAGCCGCCGTCAGTGCATGCGGCCCGATTCCCGCGACCGTGGTGGCCGAACTGCTCCCGATACCTTCGGCCGAGGCGGCACAACACCTCGCCGACAGCGCGACTGCCGATGATTTGCGCTGGTCACCGGTGTTGGAGCACCTCCAGAAGGCGGGCAGGGCACCGCTCACGCGGGCGCTGTCAACGCCGCTGATGATCTGGCTCGCCCGGACGGTCTATCAGGATCGGGAACGAGATCCGTCAGAGTTGCTGACGGCGCGGTGGGCGGCCAGCAAGGAAGGGATCGAACAGCATTTGCTCGAGCACCTGATCCCGGCGGTGTATGCGGATCGCCGAGGTGCGGCGGCCGGGATCACGGAGACCCGATGGCTAGCCACACTCGCCCGTCACCTTCGCGAGCAACGGACCTTTGACCTCGCGTGGTGGCGGATCGCGGAAATTCACCCAGTTCCCACAGCACAAGTCGTATCGATCGTGTACGTAATCCTGGTGTCTCTGTACTGCATTTTCGCCGCAGTATTAGGCGGTATATCTATGACAAACGACAGCCTGCCGCCACTGCAGGTAACGATCAATATCGGCACGGGACTCGGCCTGCTCGCAGCATTCGGGCGAATGATTTTCTCCGACCTGCACCTTCCACGGCGCGTGTCACTGCGGGGATCGCTGAGGTTGTTCCTCGTGGTCGCCGCCCCTCTCATGCTGGTTGCCAGCCTCATGGCAAGGAGCCTCGCGATCGGCGCTGTCCTGGCGGTCACGGTCGGCCTCATCACGGCGCTCGCGAGCGGTGCTGAGCCGGCACCGATCGCCACCAGCCCTCTCACATCGATCGCAACTGACCGGACGGCGGCGATGGTGTCGGCCGCAACCATCGGTGCTGTCGAGGTCGTGTTACAGGCCCAGAACTTCGGCCTCGCCAACCCGCTGACCTGGCTACTTGCCGCGATGGCCGCCCTGGCGGCAGTGCTGCTGCACTCTTGGGGGCAGTACTGCCTGGCCACTGTGGTCCTGTCTGCCTCCAGGAGACTTCCGGTGTACCTGACCCGCAGCCTGGCCGACGCCCACAAACGCGGTGTCCTCCGCAGCGCTGGAAGCGTCTACCAATTCCGGCACGGCCTGATCCGCGATCGCATCGCCGTCGAGCCGATCTCCCGCGAAGTACCCGCAACCGGGCAGACGGCCCGCTCAAGCGCGGACGTCAGGCCGGGCCGGGCGCGGCCCAGCTGA
- a CDS encoding IS30 family transposase, translated as MLTLADREEISRGLAEGLEYKEIARLLDRNPSVVSRDVARHGGRAQYRAVAADETAAVGRQRPKAYAVDRSPRLQTVVKQLLRGGWSPASIAGRLPYDYRDDQAVRVSHEAIYQWMYAQPVSTLARELLKLRTGRTARRSGPRPAPAPRIREPRYLDERPAEAEDRQVPGHWEGDLVIGKAGKSAVATLVERTSRFVVLVPLSGRDALTVGDAVIAAAGTLPPQIAKSLTWDCGSEMAGHARITAAGLPVYFARPHSPWQRGSNENANRILREYFPKGVPITADPKYLAMVASEINDRPRKIHNWKKPSEIFAELVEANASTV; from the coding sequence ATGTTGACCTTGGCCGATCGGGAAGAGATATCCCGCGGCCTGGCCGAAGGCTTGGAATACAAGGAGATCGCCCGGTTGCTCGACCGGAACCCCTCGGTGGTCTCCCGGGACGTCGCCAGGCACGGCGGCCGGGCGCAGTACCGGGCGGTCGCCGCTGACGAGACGGCCGCCGTAGGCCGGCAGCGGCCGAAGGCGTACGCGGTTGATCGTTCGCCGCGGCTGCAGACGGTGGTCAAGCAGCTGTTGAGGGGCGGCTGGTCGCCGGCGTCGATCGCGGGCCGGTTGCCGTACGACTACCGCGACGATCAGGCTGTACGGGTGTCCCACGAAGCGATCTACCAGTGGATGTACGCCCAGCCGGTGTCCACCCTGGCCCGTGAGCTGCTGAAGCTGCGCACCGGCCGTACCGCCCGCCGTTCGGGTCCGCGCCCGGCCCCGGCACCGCGTATCCGCGAGCCCCGCTACCTCGACGAACGTCCCGCCGAGGCCGAGGACCGGCAGGTCCCGGGACACTGGGAGGGCGACCTCGTCATCGGTAAGGCCGGCAAGTCCGCGGTCGCGACGCTGGTCGAGCGGACGTCCCGGTTCGTGGTCCTGGTCCCGCTGTCCGGCCGCGACGCGCTGACCGTGGGCGACGCGGTGATCGCCGCCGCCGGCACTTTGCCGCCGCAGATCGCGAAGTCGTTGACGTGGGACTGTGGCTCCGAGATGGCCGGCCACGCCCGGATCACCGCAGCCGGGCTGCCGGTCTACTTCGCCCGCCCGCACTCGCCGTGGCAGCGCGGCAGCAACGAGAACGCGAACCGTATCCTGCGCGAATACTTCCCGAAAGGCGTCCCGATCACGGCCGATCCGAAATATTTAGCGATGGTGGCTTCCGAAATCAATGACCGACCCCGTAAGATCCATAACTGGAAGAAGCCCTCCGAGATATTCGCCGAACTCGTAGAGGCAAATGCTTCGACCGTCTGA
- a CDS encoding WD40 repeat domain-containing protein: MINAHRPVGGLEFSPESNLIAVGTDSIRMWDIGSGSVACEISGGSSAAPDVALRSDGLLATAGGEDGTVRLWQSHTGEQIAVLPAHDGNILAIAFSPRGDVLATAGSGDKTVRLWAIPGQRLLTELPHHEPILDLAFSPDQSVLVTCGAEPTVRIWDLHEGKMRIPIAPHRRWVGAVAFSPDGRFLATGGDDGHVRVRDFPGLSICRELEAVPYGVRGIAYSPDGEFFVAVGPGVGPQVWTASGSGQSAGLPSRTGIVMAAAFSPDGKILATTDADSIVLWEAGTWAKMRTLSDHKGWAVRLSFSADGALLASGSNDGMIRLWRTATGALVATLIPLQHGGWATLLPDLSYKIAGDPKESFWWAAKLCRFNVGELDSYDSRVRRIPNSELL; this comes from the coding sequence TTGATCAACGCGCACCGTCCGGTAGGCGGCCTGGAGTTCAGTCCGGAGTCAAATCTCATTGCCGTAGGCACGGATTCCATCCGCATGTGGGACATCGGCTCCGGCTCAGTCGCCTGTGAGATCTCGGGAGGCTCCAGCGCTGCGCCGGACGTGGCGCTGCGTTCCGACGGCCTCCTTGCTACGGCAGGCGGCGAGGACGGCACCGTTCGGTTGTGGCAAAGCCACACTGGGGAGCAGATCGCTGTATTGCCTGCCCACGACGGCAACATTCTCGCGATAGCCTTCAGCCCGCGCGGTGACGTTCTGGCTACTGCTGGGTCAGGCGACAAGACTGTTCGGCTCTGGGCAATTCCCGGACAGCGGCTGTTGACCGAGCTACCTCATCATGAACCGATTCTTGATTTGGCGTTCAGTCCTGATCAAAGCGTTCTAGTTACATGCGGTGCCGAACCAACCGTTCGTATCTGGGATCTCCATGAGGGAAAAATGCGCATTCCGATAGCGCCACATCGCAGATGGGTAGGTGCTGTGGCCTTCAGCCCGGACGGCAGATTCTTAGCGACTGGCGGTGACGATGGACATGTACGGGTCAGAGACTTTCCCGGCTTGAGTATTTGTCGCGAGCTAGAAGCTGTCCCATATGGCGTGCGTGGGATAGCCTATAGCCCCGACGGCGAATTCTTCGTGGCGGTTGGACCTGGAGTTGGCCCGCAAGTATGGACAGCTTCCGGGAGTGGCCAGAGTGCGGGGCTGCCTAGCAGAACCGGCATTGTTATGGCAGCAGCATTTAGCCCAGATGGCAAGATATTGGCAACCACCGACGCGGACTCCATCGTCCTTTGGGAGGCCGGAACATGGGCGAAGATGCGGACGTTAAGTGACCACAAGGGATGGGCGGTAAGGCTGTCATTCAGCGCGGACGGAGCGCTCCTCGCGTCGGGCAGCAATGACGGAATGATACGCCTCTGGAGGACAGCGACGGGCGCATTGGTTGCCACCCTGATTCCACTACAGCATGGTGGATGGGCGACGCTGCTGCCCGATCTTTCATACAAGATTGCGGGCGACCCGAAAGAATCATT